The segment TGCGTCCCTGACACGCTTTCTGGCTTCATTTCGAATTGCTGATGGGTTTGAGGGTATGCGCGTACGCGCACTTATCAAGCGCAAAAGCGGCGCTTGATAAGGCACTTGGTATTAGAAGACGGTACGTCTGCGGCGCAAGAGGAGGACGCGGTAGAGTGGCCTCATGACCACCGTTCGTCGGCGCGTCTGGGGTGCCAAGGCCGAGGCCATCGAGCACTCCCTCAAGGACACCGACCCCGACCTCGCCAGGCTGATCATCGAGGTCGCCTACGAGGAGGTCTTTGCTCGCGGCGGCCTCGAGCTGAAGACGAGGGAACTCTTGGCGATCACCGCGCTCATGAGTGTCGGCAG is part of the Deinococcota bacterium genome and harbors:
- a CDS encoding carboxymuconolactone decarboxylase family protein, with the translated sequence MTTVRRRVWGAKAEAIEHSLKDTDPDLARLIIEVAYEEVFARGGLELKTRELLAITALMSVG